A region from the Halobacillus mangrovi genome encodes:
- the glyQ gene encoding glycine--tRNA ligase subunit alpha, whose amino-acid sequence MNIQDMIVTLQKHWSDQGCLLMQAYDTEKGAGTMSPMTLLRSLGPEPWNVAYVEPSRRPADGRYGQNPNRLYQHHQFQVIMKPSPDNIQELYLDSLRALGIDPNKHDIRFVEDNWENPTLGAAGLGWEVWLDGMEITQFTYFQQIGGLEARPVSAEITYGLERLASYIQDKENVFELEWTNGVTVGDIFLQPEYEHSTYTFEESDEDMLFTLFSTYEKEAERIMKKGLVFPAYDYVLKCSHTFNLLDAKGVISVTERTGYISRVRNLARKIAKTYVEERERLGFPMLESEEDNHE is encoded by the coding sequence ATGAATATTCAAGATATGATAGTAACACTTCAAAAGCATTGGTCAGATCAAGGCTGCCTGTTAATGCAGGCCTATGATACAGAGAAAGGTGCGGGAACGATGTCTCCGATGACTCTGCTGCGGAGCTTAGGTCCGGAGCCATGGAACGTTGCTTATGTGGAACCATCAAGACGTCCGGCTGATGGCAGATATGGTCAGAACCCCAATCGACTCTATCAGCACCATCAGTTTCAAGTTATCATGAAACCATCTCCTGACAATATTCAGGAATTGTACTTAGACTCATTAAGAGCGCTTGGCATTGATCCTAATAAGCACGATATTCGTTTTGTGGAAGATAACTGGGAAAACCCTACCTTAGGTGCCGCAGGCTTAGGCTGGGAAGTTTGGTTAGACGGAATGGAAATCACTCAGTTCACTTATTTCCAGCAAATTGGCGGACTGGAAGCTCGTCCGGTCTCCGCAGAAATCACGTATGGTTTAGAGCGTCTCGCGTCTTACATCCAGGATAAAGAAAACGTGTTTGAATTGGAGTGGACGAATGGTGTGACCGTTGGGGATATTTTCTTGCAGCCTGAATATGAGCATTCTACCTACACATTTGAGGAGTCGGATGAAGACATGCTCTTTACTTTATTCTCAACGTATGAAAAAGAAGCCGAACGAATAATGAAAAAAGGGCTGGTATTTCCAGCTTACGACTACGTTCTTAAGTGTTCTCATACCTTCAACTTGCTGGATGCAAAAGGAGTCATCAGTGTAACGGAGAGGACCGGCTATATCTCAAGAGTCCGAAATCTGGCCAGAAAGATTGCCAAAACCTATGTAGAAGAAAGAGAACGACTAGGATTCCCAATGCTTGAAAGTGAGGAAGATAATCATGAATAA